A single window of Verrucomicrobiota bacterium DNA harbors:
- a CDS encoding type II secretion system protein, protein MIEIMLVVAILAIVMTMGMPAIYRSLKLEPLRQGASDVVEACSNARARAILQGGTMEVVIRAEDGQINVQPASGVAVAVTNSSAASSAAFSARLGKDIGIAMLDVNLMDQMQASEARVRFFPNGTCDEFTLVLQSEKGEIRKITLEATTGLADVEALR, encoded by the coding sequence TTGATTGAAATCATGCTGGTGGTGGCCATCCTTGCGATTGTGATGACGATGGGCATGCCGGCCATCTATCGTTCACTGAAGCTGGAACCACTGCGTCAGGGAGCGAGTGACGTGGTGGAGGCGTGCAGCAACGCGCGGGCGCGCGCGATTTTGCAAGGAGGCACGATGGAAGTGGTGATCCGGGCGGAGGACGGGCAGATCAATGTCCAGCCTGCGAGCGGCGTGGCGGTTGCTGTTACGAATTCATCTGCCGCAAGTTCTGCAGCTTTTAGCGCACGACTGGGAAAGGACATCGGGATCGCCATGCTGGACGTCAACCTAATGGATCAAATGCAGGCGTCGGAAGCACGCGTGCGTTTCTTCCCCAATGGCACTTGTGATGAATTCACGCTGGTGTTGCAGTCCGAAAAAGGTGAGATCCGCAAGATCACGTTGGAAGCCACGACGGGCTTGGCTGATGTGGAGGCGCTGCGATGA